Proteins encoded within one genomic window of Canis lupus familiaris isolate Mischka breed German Shepherd chromosome 12, alternate assembly UU_Cfam_GSD_1.0, whole genome shotgun sequence:
- the ENPP4 gene encoding bis(5'-adenosyl)-triphosphatase ENPP4, with product MKLLVILLFSGLITGYRGNSSHSLPSKLLLVSFDGFRADYLQDYEFPHLQNFIKEGVLVEHVKNVFITKTFPNHYSIVTGLYEESHGIVANSMYDASTKKRFSDFDDKDPFWWNEAEPIWVTNQLQENRSSAAAMWPGTDVPIHNTTPSYFMNYSSSVSFEERLNNITMWLMNSNPPVTFATLYWEEPDASGHKYGPEDKENMYRVLKGIDDLIGELVHRLKVLGLWENLNVIITSDHGMTQCSKERLINLDLCIDNSSYTLVDLTPVAALLPKINITEVYNKLKVCDPHMNVYLKEEIPARFHYQHNDRIQPIILVADEGWTIVLNKSLSKLGDHGYDNSLSSMHPFLAAHGPAFHKGYKQSTINSVDIYPMMCHILGLKPHPNNGTFGHTKCLLVDQWCINLPEAIGIVIGALLVLTTLTCLIIIMQNRLSVPRPFSRLQLQEDDDDPLIE from the exons ATGAAGTTACtagtaatacttttattttctggacTTATAACTGGTTATAGAGGTAACTCTTCCCATAGCTTGCCATCCAAGTTACTACTGGTGTCCTTTGATGGTTTCAGAGCTGACTATCTACAGGACTATGAATTTCCTCATCTCCAGAATTTTATCAAAGAAGGAGTCCTGGTAGAgcatgttaaaaatgtttttatcacaAAAACATTTCCAAACCACTACAGTATTGTGACAGGCTTGTATGAAGAAAGCCATGGCATCGTGGCTAATTCCATGTATGATGCAAGCACAAAGAAACGTTTTTCTGACTTTGATGACAAGGATCCTTTTTGGTGGAATGAAGCAGAACCTATTTGGGTGACCAACCAGCTTCAGGAAAACAGATCAAGTGCTGCTGCTATGTGGCCTGGCACTGATGTACCCATTCACAATACCACACCTTCCTATTTTATGAATTATAGCTCTTCAGTGTCATTTGAGGAGAGACTAAATAACATTACCATGTGGCTGATGAATTCGAACCCACCGGTCACTTTTGCAACACTTTACTGGGAAGAACCAGATGCAAGTGGCCACAAATACGGACctgaagataaagaaaacatgtacAGAGTGTTGAAAGGAATAGATGATCTCATTGGTGAGCTAGTCCACAGACTCAAGGTGCTAGGATTGTGGGAAAATCTCAACGTGATCATTACAAGTGATCATGGGATGACCCAGTGCTCAAAGGAGAGACTGATAAACTTGGATCTCTGCATTGATAATTCAAGCTACACTCTTGTAGATTTGACTCCAGTTGCTGCCCTACTTCCCAAGATAA atATCACGGAGGTTTATAACAAACTGAAAGTCTGTGACCCTCACATGAACGTTTATCTCAAAGAAGAGATTCCTGCCAGATTTCATTACCAACATAATGATCGAATTCAGCCTATTATTTTGGTTGCTGATGAAGGCTGGACAATTGTGTTAAATAAATCATTATCAAAAT tAGGTGACCATGGCTATGATAATTCTTTGTCTAGTATGCATCCATTTCTAGCTGCCCACGGTCCTGCATTTCACAAAGGCTACAAACAAAGCACAATTAACAGTGTGGATATTTATCCAATGATGTGCCACATCCTGGGATTAAAACCACATCCCAATAATGGAACCTTTGGTCATACGAAGTGTTTGTTAGTTGACCAGTGGTGCATTAATCTCCCAGAAGCCATCGGAATTGTTATTGGTGCGCTCTTGGTCTTAACCACACTAACATGCCTCATAATAATCATGCAGAATAGACTGTCTGTACCCCGTCCATTTTCCCGACTTCAGCTGCAAGAAGATGACGATGATCCTTTAATTGAGTAA